A window of Ictidomys tridecemlineatus isolate mIctTri1 chromosome 15, mIctTri1.hap1, whole genome shotgun sequence contains these coding sequences:
- the LOC101978271 gene encoding zinc finger and SCAN domain-containing protein 4 isoform X11 produces the protein MPSNLTNSCQCKTSQNDFELGNTEFRRTQGSAVQNGEIFSEFSSSQLNSLPDNGNSNARKELQRLHGIFHSWLQPEKHSKDEIISRLVLEQFMINGNCRDRSILKEKWESSGRNLEKLMEDLTDDCMGPPVLVRVHMQGQEALFSENMPLKEVIVHLKKQLSAENTTGENKGMSLQAPQDTPLETRQGESGRPPPWGLSCVCPFLSTTSFRGFFTSTGNEDKENACNNFWKNTQVDDSITCQGTQTSSLLIIQEDHCLRLEDGGASCENPHNSRRGVTSHSEKGPLEGPSYQNVPVGEQPEFLPTSDQSSSEFVPAHQSNKGDSTCGGHHEKYRGAQKSYKCKECPKIFRYLCHFLAHQRRHRNERPFVCAECQKGFFQVSDLRVHQMIHTKEKPFKCSRCEKSFSHKTNLRAHERIHTGEKPYTCSLCQTSYRQSSTYHRHLRIHQKIRLKSVSSTPKASSTTAPM, from the exons ATGCCTTCAAATCTCACAAACTCGTGTCAGTGTAAAACATCCCAGAATGATTTTGAATTAGGAAATACAGAATTCAGACGAACCCAAGGATCCGCTGTCCAGAATGGAGAGATCTTCTCTGAGTTCTCAAGCTCTCAGCTCAACTCACTTCCAGACAACGGTAACTCAAATGCAAGGAAGGAGCTGCAGAGACTCCATGGGATTTTTCACTCATGGTTGCAGCCGGAAAAGCATAGTAAGGATGAGATTATTTCTCGACTGGTCCTGGAGCAGTTTATGATTAATGGAAACTGCAGGGACAGGTCcattttgaaagagaaatggGAATCAAGTGGACGAAACCTGGAGAAATTAATGGAAGACCTGACTGATGACTGCATGGGGCCACCAGTCTTA GTACGTGTTCACATGCAAGGACAGGAAGCCCTTTTTTCTGAGAATATGCCCTTAAAAGAAGTTATTGTTCATCTCAAAAAACAGCTATCAGCAGAAAACACAACAGGAGAGAATAAAGGGATGTCCCTCCAGGCTCCTCAGGATACTCCCCTGGAGACAAGACAAGGTGAGTCAGGCAGACCCCCACCCTGGGGGTTATCCTGTGTGTGCCCCTTCTTGAGTACCACTTCATTTCGTGGCTTCTTTACTTCCACAGGAaatgaagataaagaaaatgcatgcAACAATTTCTGGAAAAATACTCAAGTAGATGACAGTATTACTTGTCAAGGGACTCAAACATCTTCCCTACTCATTATCCAGGAAGATCACTGTCTTCGGTTAGAAGATGGAGGTGCTTCTTGTGAGAACCCACACAACTCCAGAAGGGGAGTCACGTCTCACTCTGAGAAAGGGCCCCTGGAGGGACCTTCTTACCAAAATGTCCCTGTGGGGGAGCAACCAGAGTTTCTCCCCACCTCAGACCAGTCCTCCTCCGAGTTTGTCCCTGCCCACCAGAGCAATAAGGGAGACTCCACGTGTGGGGGACACCATGAAAAATACCGTGGAGCTCAAAAGTCATACAAATGTAAGGAATGTCCCAAGATTTTTAGGTATCTCTGTCACTTTTTAGCCCAccagagaagacacagaaatgagAGGCCATTTGTTTGTGCTGAGTGTCAAAAAGGCTTCTTCCAGGTGTCGGACCTACGTGTGCACCAGATGATTCACACAAAGGAGAAGCCTTTCAAATGCAGCAGATGTGAAAAATCCTTCAGCCACAAAACCAACTTGAGGGCCCATGAGcgaattcacacaggagaaaagcCCTATACGTGCTCCCTGTGCCAGACAAGCTACCGCCAATCGTCTACATACCACCGTCACCTGAGGATTCACCAGAAAATCAGACTCAAAAGTGTTTCTTCCACACCAAAAGCTTCCTCAACTACTGCCCCTATGTAA
- the LOC101959315 gene encoding uncharacterized protein LOC101959315 isoform X1, translating into MDCMSSGKWFDFLPLWQGHITFEDVAIHFSCEEWNLLDQAQQCLYRDVMVENLALITSLDCWHGMENEEDLSEQDISLEDVSQVRTSNEGLSPQKAPPCVMYGLVLRDILHITHHQQGTHCQQKLYRCGASGKQLCFSADIDQHFGEKPFKSNVGRALFMKRYKFHESREPFACIEVGKDFLAGSEFLHQPATCIEEQSNGKSNLGTVCHNGKTHFDCREYIKTCSLEHTTVQQPKTHTRERCYMCTECGKSFSKSYSLNDHWRVHTGEKPYECGECGKSFRQSSSLIQHRRVHTGVRPHECEECGKLFSNKSNLIKHRRVHTGERPYECSECGKSFSESSALLQHQSVHTGERPYECSECGKFFTYHSSLIKHQKVHSGSKPYECSECGKSFSQNSSLIEHRRVHTGERPFKCNECGKSFSQSSALLQHRRVHTGERPYECSECGKFFTYSSSLQKHQRVHTGSKPYECSECGKSFTQNSSLIKHKRVHTGERPYECNECGKSFSHSSSLIKHRRIHTR; encoded by the exons ATGGATTGTATGTCCTCAGGAAAGTGGTTTGATTTTCTTCCATTATGGCAGGGCCACATAACTTTTGAAGATGTAGCCATACACTTCTCTTGTGAAGAATGGAATCTCCTTGACCAGGCTCAACAATGCCTGTACCGTGATGTGATGGTGGAGAACTTGGCCCTTATAACTTCCCTGG ATTGTTGGCATGGAATGGAGAATGAGGAGGATCTTTCTGAGCAGGATATTTCTTTAGAAGATGTGTCCCAAGTGAGGACTTCAAATGAAGGTCTGTCTCCCCAGAAGGCTCCTCCCTGTGTGATGTATGGCCTGGTCTTGAGAGACATTTTGCACATAACTCATCACCAACAGGGAACACATTGTCAGCAGAAACTGTACAGATGTGGGGCATCTGGGAAACAATTGTGTTTCTCTGCAGACATTGATCAGCACTTTGGAGAGAAACCCTTCAAAAGCAATGTGGGTAGAGCCTTATTTATGAAGAGGTACAAATTCCATGAATCAAGGGAACCCTTTGCCTGCATAGAAGTTGGGAAGGACTTCCTGGCCGGCTCAGAATTTCTCCATCAACCAGCCACTTGCATTGAGGAACAGTCAAATGGCAAAAGTAATTTGGGAACTGTCTGTCACAATGGAAAAACTCATTTTGACTGTAGAGAATACATAAAGACATGCAGCCTTGAACACACAACTGTGCAGCAGCCAAAAACCCACACTAGAGAAAGATGTTATATGTGCACTGAGTGTGGGAAATCTTTTAGCAAAAGCTATAGCCTCAATGACCACTGGAGGGTTCACACTGGTGAAAAACCTTATGAGTGTGGAGAGTGTGGGAAATCATTTAGGCAGAGCTCTAGCCTCATTCAGCACCGGAGAGTTCACACTGGAGTGCGACCTCATGAATGTGAGGAATGTGGTAAATTATTTAGCAACAAGTCCAACCTCATCAAACATCGGAGAGTTCACACTGGAGAAAGGCCTTATGAGTGCAGTGAATGTGGAAAATCCTTTAGTGAGAGCTCAGCACTTCTTCAACACCAAAGTGTGCACACTGGAGAAAGGCCTTACGAATGCAGTGAATGTGGGAAATTCTTTACATATCATTCCAGTCTCATAAAGCACCAGAAAGTTCATAGTGGATCAAAACCTTATGAATGCAGTGAGTGTGGGAAATCATTCAGTCAAAATTCCAGCCTTATTGAACACAGGagagttcatactggagaaaGGCCCTTTAAGTGCAATGAATGTGGGAAATCCTTTAGCCAGAGCTCTGCACTCCTTCAGCATCGTAGAGTTCACACTGGAGAAAGGCCTTATGAGTGCAGTGAATGTGGGAAATTCTTTACCTATAGTTCCAGTCTCCAAAAACACCAGAGAGTTCACACTGGTTCAAAGCCTTATGAGTGCAGTGAATGTGGGAAATCCTTTACTCAAAACTCCAGTCTCATTAAACACAAGAGAGTTCATACTGGGGAAAGACCTTATGAGTGCAACGAATGTGGGAAATCCTTTAGCCATAGCTCTAGCCTCATTAAACACAGGCGAATTCATACTCGATAA
- the LOC101978271 gene encoding zinc finger and SCAN domain-containing protein 4 isoform X12, which translates to MPSNLTNSCQCKTSQNDFELGNTEFRRTQGSAVQNGEIFSEFSSSQLNSLPDNGNSNARKELQRLHGIFHSWLQPEKHSKDEIISRLVLEQFMINGNCRDRSILKEKWESSGRNLEKLMEDLTDDCMGPPVLVRVHMQGQEALFSENMPLKEVIVHLKKQLSAENTTGENKGMSLQAPQDTPLETRQGNEDKENACNNFWKNTQVDDSITCQGTQTSSLLIIQEDHCLRLEDGGASCENPHNSRRGVTSHSEKGPLEGPSYQNVPVGEQPEFLPTSDQSSSEFVPAHQSNKGDSTCGGHHEKYRGAQKSYKCKECPKIFRYLCHFLAHQRRHRNERPFVCAECQKGFFQVSDLRVHQMIHTKEKPFKCSRCEKSFSHKTNLRAHERIHTGEKPYTCSLCQTSYRQSSTYHRHLRIHQKIRLKSVSSTPKASSTTAPM; encoded by the exons ATGCCTTCAAATCTCACAAACTCGTGTCAGTGTAAAACATCCCAGAATGATTTTGAATTAGGAAATACAGAATTCAGACGAACCCAAGGATCCGCTGTCCAGAATGGAGAGATCTTCTCTGAGTTCTCAAGCTCTCAGCTCAACTCACTTCCAGACAACGGTAACTCAAATGCAAGGAAGGAGCTGCAGAGACTCCATGGGATTTTTCACTCATGGTTGCAGCCGGAAAAGCATAGTAAGGATGAGATTATTTCTCGACTGGTCCTGGAGCAGTTTATGATTAATGGAAACTGCAGGGACAGGTCcattttgaaagagaaatggGAATCAAGTGGACGAAACCTGGAGAAATTAATGGAAGACCTGACTGATGACTGCATGGGGCCACCAGTCTTA GTACGTGTTCACATGCAAGGACAGGAAGCCCTTTTTTCTGAGAATATGCCCTTAAAAGAAGTTATTGTTCATCTCAAAAAACAGCTATCAGCAGAAAACACAACAGGAGAGAATAAAGGGATGTCCCTCCAGGCTCCTCAGGATACTCCCCTGGAGACAAGACAAG GAaatgaagataaagaaaatgcatgcAACAATTTCTGGAAAAATACTCAAGTAGATGACAGTATTACTTGTCAAGGGACTCAAACATCTTCCCTACTCATTATCCAGGAAGATCACTGTCTTCGGTTAGAAGATGGAGGTGCTTCTTGTGAGAACCCACACAACTCCAGAAGGGGAGTCACGTCTCACTCTGAGAAAGGGCCCCTGGAGGGACCTTCTTACCAAAATGTCCCTGTGGGGGAGCAACCAGAGTTTCTCCCCACCTCAGACCAGTCCTCCTCCGAGTTTGTCCCTGCCCACCAGAGCAATAAGGGAGACTCCACGTGTGGGGGACACCATGAAAAATACCGTGGAGCTCAAAAGTCATACAAATGTAAGGAATGTCCCAAGATTTTTAGGTATCTCTGTCACTTTTTAGCCCAccagagaagacacagaaatgagAGGCCATTTGTTTGTGCTGAGTGTCAAAAAGGCTTCTTCCAGGTGTCGGACCTACGTGTGCACCAGATGATTCACACAAAGGAGAAGCCTTTCAAATGCAGCAGATGTGAAAAATCCTTCAGCCACAAAACCAACTTGAGGGCCCATGAGcgaattcacacaggagaaaagcCCTATACGTGCTCCCTGTGCCAGACAAGCTACCGCCAATCGTCTACATACCACCGTCACCTGAGGATTCACCAGAAAATCAGACTCAAAAGTGTTTCTTCCACACCAAAAGCTTCCTCAACTACTGCCCCTATGTAA
- the LOC101959315 gene encoding uncharacterized protein LOC101959315 isoform X2 — MAAAAPRDPARGHITFEDVAIHFSCEEWNLLDQAQQCLYRDVMVENLALITSLDCWHGMENEEDLSEQDISLEDVSQVRTSNEGLSPQKAPPCVMYGLVLRDILHITHHQQGTHCQQKLYRCGASGKQLCFSADIDQHFGEKPFKSNVGRALFMKRYKFHESREPFACIEVGKDFLAGSEFLHQPATCIEEQSNGKSNLGTVCHNGKTHFDCREYIKTCSLEHTTVQQPKTHTRERCYMCTECGKSFSKSYSLNDHWRVHTGEKPYECGECGKSFRQSSSLIQHRRVHTGVRPHECEECGKLFSNKSNLIKHRRVHTGERPYECSECGKSFSESSALLQHQSVHTGERPYECSECGKFFTYHSSLIKHQKVHSGSKPYECSECGKSFSQNSSLIEHRRVHTGERPFKCNECGKSFSQSSALLQHRRVHTGERPYECSECGKFFTYSSSLQKHQRVHTGSKPYECSECGKSFTQNSSLIKHKRVHTGERPYECNECGKSFSHSSSLIKHRRIHTR; from the exons ATGGCGGCGGCCGCGCCGCGGGACCCCGCGCGG GGCCACATAACTTTTGAAGATGTAGCCATACACTTCTCTTGTGAAGAATGGAATCTCCTTGACCAGGCTCAACAATGCCTGTACCGTGATGTGATGGTGGAGAACTTGGCCCTTATAACTTCCCTGG ATTGTTGGCATGGAATGGAGAATGAGGAGGATCTTTCTGAGCAGGATATTTCTTTAGAAGATGTGTCCCAAGTGAGGACTTCAAATGAAGGTCTGTCTCCCCAGAAGGCTCCTCCCTGTGTGATGTATGGCCTGGTCTTGAGAGACATTTTGCACATAACTCATCACCAACAGGGAACACATTGTCAGCAGAAACTGTACAGATGTGGGGCATCTGGGAAACAATTGTGTTTCTCTGCAGACATTGATCAGCACTTTGGAGAGAAACCCTTCAAAAGCAATGTGGGTAGAGCCTTATTTATGAAGAGGTACAAATTCCATGAATCAAGGGAACCCTTTGCCTGCATAGAAGTTGGGAAGGACTTCCTGGCCGGCTCAGAATTTCTCCATCAACCAGCCACTTGCATTGAGGAACAGTCAAATGGCAAAAGTAATTTGGGAACTGTCTGTCACAATGGAAAAACTCATTTTGACTGTAGAGAATACATAAAGACATGCAGCCTTGAACACACAACTGTGCAGCAGCCAAAAACCCACACTAGAGAAAGATGTTATATGTGCACTGAGTGTGGGAAATCTTTTAGCAAAAGCTATAGCCTCAATGACCACTGGAGGGTTCACACTGGTGAAAAACCTTATGAGTGTGGAGAGTGTGGGAAATCATTTAGGCAGAGCTCTAGCCTCATTCAGCACCGGAGAGTTCACACTGGAGTGCGACCTCATGAATGTGAGGAATGTGGTAAATTATTTAGCAACAAGTCCAACCTCATCAAACATCGGAGAGTTCACACTGGAGAAAGGCCTTATGAGTGCAGTGAATGTGGAAAATCCTTTAGTGAGAGCTCAGCACTTCTTCAACACCAAAGTGTGCACACTGGAGAAAGGCCTTACGAATGCAGTGAATGTGGGAAATTCTTTACATATCATTCCAGTCTCATAAAGCACCAGAAAGTTCATAGTGGATCAAAACCTTATGAATGCAGTGAGTGTGGGAAATCATTCAGTCAAAATTCCAGCCTTATTGAACACAGGagagttcatactggagaaaGGCCCTTTAAGTGCAATGAATGTGGGAAATCCTTTAGCCAGAGCTCTGCACTCCTTCAGCATCGTAGAGTTCACACTGGAGAAAGGCCTTATGAGTGCAGTGAATGTGGGAAATTCTTTACCTATAGTTCCAGTCTCCAAAAACACCAGAGAGTTCACACTGGTTCAAAGCCTTATGAGTGCAGTGAATGTGGGAAATCCTTTACTCAAAACTCCAGTCTCATTAAACACAAGAGAGTTCATACTGGGGAAAGACCTTATGAGTGCAACGAATGTGGGAAATCCTTTAGCCATAGCTCTAGCCTCATTAAACACAGGCGAATTCATACTCGATAA
- the LOC101959315 gene encoding uncharacterized protein LOC101959315 isoform X3, producing the protein MVENLALITSLDCWHGMENEEDLSEQDISLEDVSQVRTSNEGLSPQKAPPCVMYGLVLRDILHITHHQQGTHCQQKLYRCGASGKQLCFSADIDQHFGEKPFKSNVGRALFMKRYKFHESREPFACIEVGKDFLAGSEFLHQPATCIEEQSNGKSNLGTVCHNGKTHFDCREYIKTCSLEHTTVQQPKTHTRERCYMCTECGKSFSKSYSLNDHWRVHTGEKPYECGECGKSFRQSSSLIQHRRVHTGVRPHECEECGKLFSNKSNLIKHRRVHTGERPYECSECGKSFSESSALLQHQSVHTGERPYECSECGKFFTYHSSLIKHQKVHSGSKPYECSECGKSFSQNSSLIEHRRVHTGERPFKCNECGKSFSQSSALLQHRRVHTGERPYECSECGKFFTYSSSLQKHQRVHTGSKPYECSECGKSFTQNSSLIKHKRVHTGERPYECNECGKSFSHSSSLIKHRRIHTR; encoded by the exons ATGGTGGAGAACTTGGCCCTTATAACTTCCCTGG ATTGTTGGCATGGAATGGAGAATGAGGAGGATCTTTCTGAGCAGGATATTTCTTTAGAAGATGTGTCCCAAGTGAGGACTTCAAATGAAGGTCTGTCTCCCCAGAAGGCTCCTCCCTGTGTGATGTATGGCCTGGTCTTGAGAGACATTTTGCACATAACTCATCACCAACAGGGAACACATTGTCAGCAGAAACTGTACAGATGTGGGGCATCTGGGAAACAATTGTGTTTCTCTGCAGACATTGATCAGCACTTTGGAGAGAAACCCTTCAAAAGCAATGTGGGTAGAGCCTTATTTATGAAGAGGTACAAATTCCATGAATCAAGGGAACCCTTTGCCTGCATAGAAGTTGGGAAGGACTTCCTGGCCGGCTCAGAATTTCTCCATCAACCAGCCACTTGCATTGAGGAACAGTCAAATGGCAAAAGTAATTTGGGAACTGTCTGTCACAATGGAAAAACTCATTTTGACTGTAGAGAATACATAAAGACATGCAGCCTTGAACACACAACTGTGCAGCAGCCAAAAACCCACACTAGAGAAAGATGTTATATGTGCACTGAGTGTGGGAAATCTTTTAGCAAAAGCTATAGCCTCAATGACCACTGGAGGGTTCACACTGGTGAAAAACCTTATGAGTGTGGAGAGTGTGGGAAATCATTTAGGCAGAGCTCTAGCCTCATTCAGCACCGGAGAGTTCACACTGGAGTGCGACCTCATGAATGTGAGGAATGTGGTAAATTATTTAGCAACAAGTCCAACCTCATCAAACATCGGAGAGTTCACACTGGAGAAAGGCCTTATGAGTGCAGTGAATGTGGAAAATCCTTTAGTGAGAGCTCAGCACTTCTTCAACACCAAAGTGTGCACACTGGAGAAAGGCCTTACGAATGCAGTGAATGTGGGAAATTCTTTACATATCATTCCAGTCTCATAAAGCACCAGAAAGTTCATAGTGGATCAAAACCTTATGAATGCAGTGAGTGTGGGAAATCATTCAGTCAAAATTCCAGCCTTATTGAACACAGGagagttcatactggagaaaGGCCCTTTAAGTGCAATGAATGTGGGAAATCCTTTAGCCAGAGCTCTGCACTCCTTCAGCATCGTAGAGTTCACACTGGAGAAAGGCCTTATGAGTGCAGTGAATGTGGGAAATTCTTTACCTATAGTTCCAGTCTCCAAAAACACCAGAGAGTTCACACTGGTTCAAAGCCTTATGAGTGCAGTGAATGTGGGAAATCCTTTACTCAAAACTCCAGTCTCATTAAACACAAGAGAGTTCATACTGGGGAAAGACCTTATGAGTGCAACGAATGTGGGAAATCCTTTAGCCATAGCTCTAGCCTCATTAAACACAGGCGAATTCATACTCGATAA